The following are from one region of the bacterium genome:
- a CDS encoding proline--tRNA ligase yields LSREIYESLIKQGISVIIDDRDERAGVKFNDADLTGAPVLVVVGERNVKEGFVELRIKDRNVKERIPVSTLYDRLKEAIDS; encoded by the coding sequence ACCTTTCACGGGAAATTTATGAAAGCCTTATAAAACAGGGCATCTCTGTCATTATCGATGACCGTGATGAACGTGCCGGAGTCAAATTCAATGATGCAGACCTCACGGGAGCTCCCGTTCTCGTTGTTGTCGGCGAAAGGAATGTAAAAGAAGGATTTGTCGAACTCAGGATAAAAGACCGTAACGTGAAAGAACGGATTCCGGTGAGTACTCTCTACGACAGACTCAAAGAGGCGATTGACTCGTAA